Part of the Thiohalophilus sp. genome is shown below.
GAGCAATGGATCGACCCACAGCCAGCCGGTGAACAGGATCACGGCACCGGCGATTACCACGCCCAGTGAGACGCCCGCATCGGCGGCCATATGCAGAAAGGCGGCCTTGATATTGAGATCATCTTTCTGGCCACGGATGAACAGCAGCGCGGTGACGGTATTGATCACCACACCGACGGCGGCGACGACGATCACGGTCATACCGTCGACCGGTTGTGGCTCGCTCAGGCGACCCAGCGCCTCCCAGGCAATCGCGCCTACTGCCACCAATAGCAGCATGCCACTCAACAGCGAGGCGAGAATGGTCAGGCGACGAAAGCCATAAGTCCGATAGGGCGTGGGCTCCTTGCCGGCCAGATAGATGGCGCCCCAGGCCAGCAGCAGGGTCAGCACATCGGAGAGGTTATGTCCGGCATCGGTGATCAACGCCAGGGAGTTGCCGAGGAAGCCGTAGACAAACTCGATCACAACAAAGATCAGATTCAGGCTGATCCCCAGGGTGAAAGCGCGGTTGTAGCTATGCGGGGCGGGGTGATGGTGCGTGTGGGCCATGACGACAACTATCTATCATTAAAAGGGCGGCTGTCAATCATGCCGCGAGCAATGAAGTGTCGGTTATGCGGTTGAGACCGTTTAGACAAAATCCCGCGGTATGACCGTGTCCCAGTTGGCCGAATAGACGCGTTTATCGCCTTCGTAAGCGTCGAGTTCGGCGCGCAGATAGAAATCACTTTCGGTCGAGGTCAATATGGTGCGAGTGACGGTTTTGACAAACCAGTCGCCGCGCCGGTAACTGCGTTCCCACAGGGTTTCGCCACGAACCGAGTTGAAGTCGTCACCCTGATAGGTATACCACTCCAGTGCCTTGCGGCCCATCGCCAGATCGATGTCCCTGATATAGACAATACCGCTGTCGTTGATCACCTTGAGGGTCGAAAGATCGAGATCCAGATCCCGAATCACGCGCCAGTTGTGGTGTTCCGGCTCGATCATCTCGGTGACCAACGGCGGTGCCGCTTCCGGTTCGTCAACTGGGCGAGGTTGAAAT
Proteins encoded:
- a CDS encoding cation diffusion facilitator family transporter, whose product is MAHTHHHPAPHSYNRAFTLGISLNLIFVVIEFVYGFLGNSLALITDAGHNLSDVLTLLLAWGAIYLAGKEPTPYRTYGFRRLTILASLLSGMLLLVAVGAIAWEALGRLSEPQPVDGMTVIVVAAVGVVINTVTALLFIRGQKDDLNIKAAFLHMAADAGVSLGVVIAGAVILFTGWLWVDPLLGLLIALVILYSTLDLLRDSTGLAIDAVPKNIDPHQVENYLAQLPGVSEVHDLHIWPMSTTETALTAHLVVPQFPDDDSLVQRASDELHHRFGIDHVTLQYETGNDYCKLASPGSL